In Acidobacteriota bacterium, the sequence CTTCGGAATGATGCGGGTGGCGCCGAGGCTGTACGGGCTGAGAATCTGCTCGTCCGGTGTCAGCGGCGCCGCGAGCGGCTCGACGACCTCGGGCAGGATGATCGTGCTCAACTGCAGCCGGCCGTCCCAGAGGTCCGGAACGTCCACGCGCTGGCGCAGCAGCATGACGGGCCCGCGCTCGTCTTCGTCCGATTCCTCACCCATGCTTTGCTGGATCGCCACGTAGACGTCGTACGGGCCGCCCGGCGCGGTGAACGCCCGGCTGATCCGAATCAGCCCGTCTCCGCTCGGCTCCACGCTCGCGAAGTACGCATCCTCGAAAATCGCGTTCTCGTCACCCGGCTCGGCCACGAACAGGTACATCGATACCATCGGCGAGTCGACCTTCGCCGGGTCTATCGACAACGTGAACGGCACGTACGCGTTGCCGTCGGTGCCCTTCAGGAAGTCCGGCCGCAACTCGAAGGGATCGGTGTCGGGAACGATCTCGCCCTCCACGGCGGCGTTGATGGCGTCGAGCAACCCTCGAAGCTCGTCGCGCTGCCAGTCTTCCAGATCCTGCGCTTCAGTTGCGGGAGGCAGTACCGTCGTCAGCAGTGCAACCGCGGCACACGCTGCCAGGACTCTCGTGCGCCGGGCAATGGCATTCATGGATAAGCATCTCCCTAACGGGTTGATTCACGGGTTAACCGATTGATCATAAGCGACCCCAATCGCGAAGTCAAAACCGGCGGGATCACCGCAACGCACTGAGTCGAAACCAGTTACGCGCACCGGTGCCAATCGTCCGGCATGCTATCATTCCGGTTTCCTCCGCCGCCGTCATGCCCGACACCCGCCGCCCGCCGGTAGTTCTCGTCGTTCTCGACGGCTGGGGCATCAGCCCGAATCGCGAGCACAATGCAATCGCGCAGGGCCGAACCCCGACGTACACCGAGCTCCTGGAACGGTTTCCGCATGCATCGCTCGTCACGAGCGGCGAGGCGGTGGGCCTGCCGGCGGGACAGATGGGCAATTCCGAGGTCGGCCACATGAACCTCGGTGCGGGCCGCGTCGTCTACCAGGATCTGTCACGCATCGACAAGAGCATCCGGGAGGGCGATTTCTTCACGAACCCGGCCCTGGTCGCGGCCATGGGCCGTTGCGCGGGCGACCGGCACGCCCTGCATCTCGTGGGCCTGGTCTCGCAGGGCGGCGTCCATAGCCACCTCCGGCATCTGGTGGCGCTCGTCGAGCTCGCGCGGCGGCAGAGAGTGGAGCGCTTGTTCGTCCACGCGCTCACCGACGGTCGCGACACCGCGCCCACGGCGGCGGCCGAAGACGTGGCGGCAGTGGAGCGTACGCTGGCGGACGCGCGAGTGGGACGCATCGCGACCGTCATCGGCCGCTACTACGCGATGGATCGCGACCGGCGCTGGGATCGGACCCGTCGCGCGTACGCGGCGCTGACCGCGGGCGCCGGCCGCGCCGCCCGGGATGCCTCTGCACTCATCCGGGAAGCCTACGCCGCGGGCACGACCGACGAGTTCCTGACGCCGGGGGTCGTGGTGGACGGCGGCGGACTGCCGATCGGCTGCCTGCGCGACGGCGATTCCGTGGTCTTCTTCAACTTCCGCGCGGATCGGGCGCGGCAGTTGACCCGGGCCCTGGCATTCGACGAGGCCGCGTTCGACGGGTTCGAGCGGCCGCAACGTCCGGCGCTCGCGGTGACGACGATGACCGAGTACGACGCGACGTACGGACTGCCCACGGCCTTCGATCCGCTTTCCTTCTCGGGCAACGTGGCCGAGGTCCTGGCGGACGCCGGCCGGACGAATCTGCGGCTGGCGGAGACGGAGAAGTACGCCCACGTCACGTACTTCTTCAACAGCGGCGAGGAGCGCGCGTATGCCGGCGAGGAACGCATCCTGATCCCGTCGCCCAAGGTGCCGACGTACGACCTGCAGCCGGAGATGAGCGCGGCCGGCATCACCGACACGCTCGTCGAGCACGTCGAGCAGGGGCGTCACGACGTGATCGTCTGCAACTTCGCCAACGCCGACATGGTGGGGCACACCGGGAAGCTCGACGCCGCGACCCGTGCCGTCGCGACGCTCGACGGCTGTCTGGCGCGCATCGCTTCCGCCGTCACGGGAGTCGGCGGCACGGTGATCGTGACGGCCGATCACGGCAACGCCGAACAGATGTGGGATGCGGAACGAAAGGGACCGCACACGGCGCACACCAGCAACCCGGTGCCGGTGCTGCTGATCGACAAGGCGCTCTCGAGGACGCGCCACGTACTTCGGGGCGGATCCTTGCGGGACGTGGCCCCTACGCTGCTGCACATCGCCGGCGTCGACGTACCGCACGAGATGACCGGCCGCGACCTCCGTACCTGGGCCGACTGACTGCTCGCGGCCGGCCCGGCGATCAGCCGCCCGCCTGACCGGGCTGCTCGCTCTCGCCGGCGGCAATCCGCAGCGCGCGCAGAAACCGCCGGTCGTTCGCCGTCATGCCGCCGAGGGGCTCGTCGTCCGCGTCCGCCTCCGGAGGATGATCCGTCCCGCCGGCCGCCGCTGGCGAGCCGTCCCGGCTGCCGAATCCGATCTCGGTCTCCAGCGACACGCGCATCTCGTACCCCGCCGCGCGGGCTTTCTCGCGGCACGCCTCGACCTGGGGATCCTGTGCCACCGCGGCGCCGATGGCCTCGGCGAGCTCGCGCGCGAGACGGTTCACGACGTCGTTCATCCTGCTACCTCCTCACCGCACGGGCAGCCGTGCGCGGGGTACCGCTGCCGACAGCACTCCTGGAACGTGAAACCAGCCGGATGAGGACCACCAGCGGCATGGAGAGAGAGGATGCAACCTCCGCGATTCTAGACGCGGCCGGACCCGGTGTCAACCGGGAACCACGGCATATGGAGGCTCCTGCTCGTGACCCCACTATATCCTGTAGCCGGACGCAGACCACGCGACCGCCCGCCCGGCGCTGGTAGAATTGCCCCCGCATGCCCTACCACGTCGAACGCCCGAATCCGGACCCCGGCGAGGCCGCCGACCGACTCGGCGCGCCGGGCAGCTTTCCGTTCACGCGGGGCATCCACCCGACGATGTACCGCGGCCGGCTCTGGACGATGC encodes:
- a CDS encoding 2,3-bisphosphoglycerate-independent phosphoglycerate mutase — encoded protein: MPDTRRPPVVLVVLDGWGISPNREHNAIAQGRTPTYTELLERFPHASLVTSGEAVGLPAGQMGNSEVGHMNLGAGRVVYQDLSRIDKSIREGDFFTNPALVAAMGRCAGDRHALHLVGLVSQGGVHSHLRHLVALVELARRQRVERLFVHALTDGRDTAPTAAAEDVAAVERTLADARVGRIATVIGRYYAMDRDRRWDRTRRAYAALTAGAGRAARDASALIREAYAAGTTDEFLTPGVVVDGGGLPIGCLRDGDSVVFFNFRADRARQLTRALAFDEAAFDGFERPQRPALAVTTMTEYDATYGLPTAFDPLSFSGNVAEVLADAGRTNLRLAETEKYAHVTYFFNSGEERAYAGEERILIPSPKVPTYDLQPEMSAAGITDTLVEHVEQGRHDVIVCNFANADMVGHTGKLDAATRAVATLDGCLARIASAVTGVGGTVIVTADHGNAEQMWDAERKGPHTAHTSNPVPVLLIDKALSRTRHVLRGGSLRDVAPTLLHIAGVDVPHEMTGRDLRTWAD